Part of the Grimontia kaedaensis genome is shown below.
GACGAAGTCGCTTCCCACATTCGCCGTTTCTGGTCGCGTGACATGAAGCAAAGCCTTTTTGCTGCATTGGGAAGTGGGTTGTTGGATCCCATCGCTGAAAAGGCAGCGGAAATACTGGCTGAGGAATATCGGTTGAAAGCAGGGTAAATCAGGTTGTTGTGTAAATGAGAAAACCACGTCTATGCGTGGTTTTTATATTTGTTGCAAACAATTATCTATATTTGGCGAGTCTGACTTGTTAGTGTGCATGAAGTTTGTTCGATATTTGAAGTGCTTCCAATAATGTATCGAAAAGATAGACATCTTATGTTCTAATCAACTTACAACCACCGCGCAAATAAGAATCAAGATCATTAGGCAGTTTTTAAAATACTTGAGCTTTTTTTTATTACAACTTTTGGTGTCTTTTACAACTAATGCCGGAAGTACTCATCAAGAAGCTCTCTCCACAAATCTCCATAACGACCTCACTTGGTTAAGTCTTCTTCACCATGAGCCTTCTTGGTTTGGTTCAGAGAGCTTGATAAACAGCCCTGACTTCTTTTTGTCCCAGAATGGCAAAATTGATGCGGCTTCGGAACTTATCGCTACTTTAGAAGCGTTTAAGTCTCAACCTCAATCTCAGTGTCGGTTTCCTGCTAGAAAGATATGGCTGGAGCAACAATTACCAAACGCTCGGTTTCCTGAGGTAGATTGCACAAACTATCAAGCATATCGGCGCGCTTTTAAGGCGGAAAGTGTCAGCCTAGTCTATGCCAGCGGCTATCTGGGCAACCCCGCATCTATGTATGGCCACTTGTTGTTGAAGTTCAATAGCAAGAACAACCACGAATTTCTTGATAACACGTTTAACTACGGTGCTAGGGTTCCGGATGGAGACAATAAATTTGTGTACATCTACAAGGGGATAACAGGCGGGTACTCAGGCCATTTTACTAATCAAAAATACCATCATCAGAACCTTACCTACAACGAATCGGAACTGAGAGATTTGTGGGAGTACCGTCTCGATCTGCCTCAAGAAAAAGTTAACTTTTTACTAGCCCATTTATGGGAACTAGAGCACTCCAGCATGACCTACTATTTCTTTGCTGAAAACTGTGCTTATCAGCTAGCGAAAGTACTTGAAATGGTCATTGAGAAGCCTCTGGTAGCGAAAGGTAAAAGCTGGG
Proteins encoded:
- a CDS encoding formate dehydrogenase subunit delta; this encodes MDGELHRNERLYAMATQIADNLEHGRTEQETVDEVASHIRRFWSRDMKQSLFAALGSGLLDPIAEKAAEILAEEYRLKAG